From the Lactuca sativa cultivar Salinas chromosome 9, Lsat_Salinas_v11, whole genome shotgun sequence genome, the window GTAGAGTCTCTTTCTGGTGTTGTTTTTCATTTTGCACTCCAACCTTTTAATGGAGTGTCACATTTTACTTTAGATTTTTGCTTCTCATATCGAGCCTTCCCTTTGAGGCTTTAATAAGatttatttatgtgtttatggcGTCTTCTCATACATATGCGAGCAGAACTTGGCCATGCCCTTTTTGGGGGTTTCATTGTTGCATGAATGGTGAAGTAGGTGGTAAGGGGATTTGTCGTATGATTTCTCATATCAAGAGTTTGAACCTCCCTACAGATGAGCGTGGAGTTGTGTAGTGTGAGGCTATTTCGTTGGTGGTTTGGGTTTATACTCTTTAGTATAGGCTACCTCATATGCTTATGTTGCCTTAATGGCCCAATCTTGGGTATTGCAAGACCATATCTTATGGGATAGCGGCATATATGGTATGGGTTATGATAATGTTTGTGCCTTAGCTTCTCTTCGTAACAAGCTTCCGAACATTTACCaaacattttaaacttttcaaaacaaatccagATAAATAAAACTATTCAAACATCAACATAGttcacaaattgttttcaaaattatttCATATCAGAGTTCCCATAAATCCCAAATCATAAAATGAGAGGATGTGtacgtcacgccttcgccttgccatggtcacttgaagtacctgaaacaaaatcaataaatgtaagctcgaaggcttagtgaatTACCCCTCCTGCAGTTGAAAAAGAGAGGACGTCGGTGTTGGAATTCTTTGTCAGCAGTCGATTCTCTTCCCATCAAAGGTTGCATCACCATCGATCAATACCATTACCGCCTCCACATTCTCTCTTGCCACTCATTATCAAAATATTGTTATTAGTGGGTTGAAGATGATGGTTTGCATTCCGTTCTTGCCTACCATTCTCGATTTCCAAGTCTCGGCTTTTTGGAGATTTTTCATTCACGTAAGTATTTTTTTACAAGTCTCGGTATTGAAAAGATCATGTTTGATTTCATGTGTCAATACGCTTGGTCACTACAGATATTATGTTTCAAGATTTGAAGTGAAGTTTATCACTAGATATCTACATTGTTGCACTTAATTCCCAAATATTTTGAATTAATGGTTCATTAATAATGCAGATAAATGCTCAAAGATCACCATTGGCTGCACTCCTAACATGGATTTTCATTCTGTTTCAGCTGCAACCTAGGTGAAAAACAAAATACACAAAAATTTATGTTCTTtggttctttatatgtattttattccATATTTTAGACTAAtttcaaactttttgatcatattCAGTTTCATAGTTTCCTGTGTGGGAGAGAGATACCCATTAACTATATATTCCTTGTCATTTGGGGCTTCTTGATATTCTTGTAGCTACAAGCTACCAAAGTTGAGTCTTTTCTTTCCACTTACTCCTTGTCCTACATGGTGATAAAGTAGGGGAAACCTGATTGCAAATGTTACTGATGGAAATCTTGAAATTATGTTGTATTCGTCGGATGTGTAAGTAAATTACATTTGTTTTACCATTATTTTGTTCTAATATTTGCCTAATTCATGCTTATTTCAGTTATATATATTATCTTCCTACTAAATAAATTCCTTACTCTAATCTATAGccaaatttgatatttttttagtGTTTCTTAAGtgttttttagtgtttttttctTGTGTAAtactattctgacagaatatgataTCAACAacacatgttttatgtaataCTTATATTCTCACAGAATGGACAAGTtcattctcataatttttatgatTAACAGATTAGTGATTACCAGTTGGCTTTGTTTTATGGTAATGGCTAACAAGTGTTTGTTGAAAtgctaaaaaaaatcaaagaatctaaccatgtggtatgcattctgtcagaatttctAGAAACACATTCTTATTTTATATTTACATTCTCATAGAATGAACAGGGTTTTGTGTTATGATATCGAAAAGAAAGTAATCATGGCGAATGATAGTGTAATCTAGCAGAATGTGTTTTATGTATAAACATTCTAAAGCATAGACTGCATAAATTCATTATGGCAGAATGCCTTTAAGAATGTATGTGaacaacaagtatatttgtttAACTGGTAATCTGCTAGAATAAATTAAAAGTCTTTAATGTCTAATACATTCTATTAGAATTGATAGTTTTATTATTTTAGAATATACtaaaagttttaatattttaaagttgATTACGTTTTCTTTGTGGATATAGATTTTGAAGAGGTTGTCATTgatgtagaaaaaaaaaacatggagaacaagagtattctaacagaatgtattctgtcagaatgtataAAGTgcttttgttagattttgatgttttaatttttattttttaaccaTTCCTAGTTTTAATCTCTAAGAAATGTAATTCTTAAACCATTATTAATCATGTTTTTTAGAATGAATGTAATAATTGTTTAGTCTTATTCTCTACGAATTAATGTAATTAGTGATTCTTAAAAATAAAATCTGTATTCCTTAAAaaatgttattcttgataatatgttgtataattcTATAAgtatgttaattataaaaaatatattgaatGAACCATATTCTGCATGAATAAAATCGAGAATATATTACTAGTTTATATTTGACTCtatgtcattctgacagaataaaaacGGTTAGTATTAGaattataataaaattaaatttgaattaatttaaaaaattcagatttaaaAAAGGAATTAATTATCTCTTAAAATCTGGAAATTTCAACTTTTTAATGtaggttaattgaccaaaacACCTTTCTGCTGAAATTTGTGTGGTTATATGGTAGATGTTACcgtattgtaatatcatagactctCATATTATGACCATTGATTTTATCCATCTATTGGTCCAGAATTATGCTTACGAACACACAATAGATGTAAGAATAAAATCGGTTAGTATTAGAATTATaatagaattatatatatatggagtggttcaaatgagaaccacaaaagattaagaaccctaagaaccaacATTTAATAAGTAATATGTATTGTGAAAATTACTAAGTATGTTAAAATCTTAATTTTGGTTTGTTTGTTAAGATAAGGGcaaaattgtatttttttagtctaatattttcattcatacaatcattttatatttttaacccaaaatttatgtaaaatgcaaatttatacattccatttacagtttaatagacaaaattcacaacttaatacaatttattttatacCAATTAACAAATTTAAAGAAGTAAAACCCAAACTCTACCACTACCACCAGCAGCACACGCTGCCACCAACCACCTATGCCAACATTGCAACCATCTTTTCTTGAAAATCAGATCTGCATATAAAGTAATGCAATGAGAGGGTAAATACTACATTCATAATTTAATAAACCTATTAATTCACTCATATTGAATTtaatacaaaaaaattaaaaaaactaatgCATTCTTACGTActtatacaacacaaaaaataaatgTATTCTAACATTAATACAAAAGTTCATTCATAAATCATTTATATGTtaacacaaaatttatatataaaaaaaatcacagTAAGTTGCAGTCAGTTCACAAGTTAACATAATCAATTAccgtttaatacataaaattcacaggTCAATATAGTAAATTAACAATTTGATACACTGAAATGTAATATTTTtaacttaaaacttatatttacaCTTTCAGATATCAGTTCACAAGTTAATATAATCAATTACCATTTAATACAAAAAGTTCACagcttaatatattaaattaacaatttaatacgATGAAATGTCATATTCTTAActtaaaacatacatttatatTTTCATATATGAAGGTTAGTgttttttttcaaagttaaatttacacaatattttaaatttaagtttttgTATAATCTATTTAAATTTAGAAaaaatcatatatgtgtataatgatTATTTCTTCTTATATTTCAGAAGCAAACACAAAATTCATAACAAACTCGCAGCATAGTACaatcaattcacaacttaatatagtcaattcacagtttaatacgtAAAATTATTTATTCACATaaatattatcaacttaaaaatTACATTTATACGTTCATATATGCAGACATTtctatgtattaaattgtgaatttattatattaagtcaTTAATAAAATTTACAACTTAATACACAAAATACACAGTTTAATATGATATATTTATAGCTCATTTACAAGTATAACCTCATATGTTACTGTATTAAACAAACTATCCACAATTTAATATATACATAAATTATCTCATCTTTCAAAACCAGACatcaaaagaaaaacatatacAATTTATTGAATAAAAAAATCAGATCAAGATATAAAAATATCAGAATTCACAGTTTAATTCAATATTTGAGACATTAATTCACAACATAATTCAATATTCCAGATACTAACTCACAATTTAGTGAATAAACAAaatatataatcacattttaataaCTTATATATTCacaaattaatatataaaaaaacatatattcataGCTTAATAACTTATCGAATTTCGTtgaagcatttcatcaaacacgttGTTTTCACCATATACATCATATCCATAATCACCATAAAACAGAAGATctaaacaaacatacaaagagACGTTATACTAACAATTTATTCATTGTTTAACTCTAAAAAAAACTTTACCAGTAACATTCACAACTAAATTTACAACTCAATAATTTATCTAatttcattgaggcatttcatcaaGCACCTAGTGTGCATCTTTTTTTTTGCAGAATTTTTTTATGTAAACACCATCACCAGATACAATACAGATACACCACACATATAAACACCAAATCTAACATGAAATAACACATTTACATCATTCACAACTTAAAATGTACCTTTTTCATGAGCATATCATCAAACATCTTCAAAACTCTTGTTTCCAAATCTGAGAGTGCTTCCTAGCTTCAGATCTAGAGGAGATTGGCTAAAAAAACAAATCTGGAGGTGTTCGGTCATATGGAGGCAACAAATAACTTCATTCTCCATCAGATCTAGTGTTCCTGCAAAGCATATCAAATAAGCTTTCTAGTGCTCTGTCAGATCAAGGTGGTTGTTTGACgctggaggtggtggaggtgattTAACGTCGGTGGTAATGCTCTCTCTCCAGATCTGAAACATTTTTGCAATTTAGAGATAGAATGAAACTGAAGGAGGCCAAGTTGTTGGTAATGCTCTCTCTCCAGATCTGAAACATTTTTGCAATTTAGAGATAGAATGGAACTGAAGGAGGCCAAGTTGTTGGTGGTAGATTGAGGTCGTTAACAGAGAATCAGAGTAATGAACGAGAAGAGGCAGTGACAACATATCTAGATCTGAAAGTGGCgcttccagatctgaagtttgtGCGACAGATGTATGTTTCTCGCAGGTAATCGGAAGCTGCAGAGAGGAAGGGAGGTAGAGGAGGTGGAGCTGGCGTTGATGATGGTGGCGGCAGTGGGCGCCGTGGCGGTGGTGGAGCAGCCATGGTGGCGGAACTAGGTCGTCGACAGTGGTGGTCGTGGTATTTATTACAGGTGGTTGAAATAGATGAGATAATTCCTTTTGTTTTTGTAAAACGAGAGTAATGCATCAGGTATTATGAAATAAGAAAAATAGTCTTAATAATAgtggttcttagggttcttaatcttttgtggttctcatttgaacctttacctatatatatatatatatatatatatatatatatatatatatatatatatatatatatatatatatatatatatatatatatatatatatatatatatatatatatatatatatataggtttagtcATAGTTTTGTAATTTTGATACTACTAATCGATATGGTTGGTAAATCTTTTAGTTTTGGTCCTTATCACAGTTTCGGTCTACACAATTCTGGTAAATACATATGAATTGACCAACCCCCTTTATATTATCTTTTTTTTAGAATAATTatcattattaattaattaataggcCCCACTCTATGCTTCTATCACCACAATATATCATCGTTACAATAGATACCATCACAATATACCATCGTCACAATAGGTACAATCAGTCTCTAGCCAACCCACCACCCACAATTGTTCATATTtctatatataatgaaaaatggAAAGCAAAATCAACACATAAAAATCAAATTACGTTATTTTGTTTCCATgtctaaaaattttaaattaaaatcaaaaggataatTTTCGAATCAAAATCCAAACCTAAAAAGATCAAAAcaaatttaatactcaaaaggaGGTGAGATGGATGTCGCATGTGAGAAGTGAAACACCAACGGTGATGTTGTGGGAAGACCATAAATCAGGTGAGGGCAGGGGACATGAGAGCAAGAGTATATTTGATGGTTCCAATGTAGCAAGAACATGAGCTTTAATGTGGTATACCCGCACAAGAAGGCATGATCTTGAGCTTGACAAGGTTTTTTTGGTGGTCTCAAAACATGGAGGTGGGGTGGTGAGTGTCATGGCATCAATGTTGGAGTTATAGGAAAGGGGCAATAGAGAAGAGAGGGAGATATGTGACTGAGTTGGGGCCAACAACGACTTGGAGGGTTGGGGTGAAACAATTAGGAGTTAAGGGACGCGGTGGTCAGTGAATAAGGCCATAGGGAGTGGCTCGTTGTGCCTCTCTCGCCAAGCCTCTAGCAAGGCGCTACACATCGCCCCCTAGCACATGCTAGGGGGTTCTCTAAAACCCATTCGCTAGCCAGTTAACGAgaggagagaaagagagaggagaaGCTTTGATTTGATTGGTTGTTGcatcttttgaccacaaaaagaaaatgaaaaaaaaaaaaaaaaaaaacaaggggTGCTAGGGTGTTACCACTTTCTATAAAATGCTAAAAAAAATGTGTTAGCATTGTGGGACAAAAAAATGACATGACAATCAAAAAACAGATGTGGCAAGGTGCTAGAAATGCTACAACTCCATCCAACCTAAGTGATATGCCACCGAGTCCGTCTTCCATTGGTTAAGCTAAGCTAGATGTGTAACTCTCGACTGCCAATTGACCTGGAAACACAAACAATTCGTAAGCCGATGACTAGGAGGGATCCTGGGTCATGCTCCGATGATAAAGTCAGTAAAGACTTTGAGGTATTATGGGAAGTAAAAGAATTTATTGAATTGTTTACTATATTGAGTGTTACGTACCGTGTGAAGATGGTTTAGCTTACCTATTTATAGTCGTGACAAAAGGGTGGCGACCTCTTCTTGTACCGCACAGGTTCATCTTCTTGTTGCATTTATGGCTAGGTCCCAAAAGGTAAATGTTAATGTACTTAGTCGTTATTTCTCCATGATTCGGTACTTATCCATGATGGTTCAGTGAGGGTACATGCATAATGTCGGGCCCTATACCCTATTACTAAGTAAGATGAAGATTGAGGTCGTGAAATTGTGAACGTTGAGGGAATTTTCCTTAGGGCTTTATTTTAGTGGTATAAAatctttatcaaattttttaTTAGATTATGTACCAACGTTGCCCCATTAAATTAATGAATGACTCCTTAATTAACCACAAACAAGACCTACTCATCtgttgactaaatttattaattcATTTGTAGGTCATgagtcataaataaataacatcaaTGATTAATATGTCAACTAAATTAATAATCTTTATAGCacatttattttaagaaaaggaAGATTCTGTCAAATCATTGTTTTTCTTAACCCAGGAAATGCCTAACGATCTGTTGTACTGTTTCTCAAGAGTTGGCACTTGGCAGGAGTAGCAAGATCCAAAGATACAATTCTACCAAGAAACCAATATCAAAAAAACCACCAAACCACAatgattaaaatttctcaaaaTTATCAATCAATTGGAAAGAAGCTGTAAAGTGGAACAGCAATGAAATACTGAATCTCTATTTTATTTCTCAAAAGACAAATATGGAGACAAGGGTCCATAAAAAGCAAGAACCAATTGAAGCCTCTATTCCATGTAATACTTGGAAGTAATTAAATGGATATGGAAAAACTATTGTTGCCATCTACTTTATTTTGCTTCCATCCTATATGCAAATTCAATTACCTTGTTGACAAATCATTAATGCTACATTTAAATTCGCAGTTGGAATTTTGAAACCATTGAAGGTCAACTCTTGTATTCAGAGGAGTGCATCATCAAAGCAGTTTGTAACACCTCAACAGTTCAAACTTGAAGTTGATGATGATGCCAGTATAGATTTTGAGGGGCTGCAAAGAAGTTGGTCAGCCATGCCCTGGTAACCATACATACCTATCAGAGCAAAAAAGAAAGCAATGGTTATGAAACAGATACAACACAGAATCTGATATAACACGTTTGACATGTCAATTCATCAGACAACATTTTGGTAgactatacaagagaacaataTCAGCACATCACTCCTTAGAATAAGATGGATTAGTAGAAAAATAATGTATGGTAGCATCATTTCAGTGATAACAGGTCTAGATAAAACTTGAGATTAGAGCAAGCAATCTAGACCAAGGTATAGATGAGCAAGCTATCTAGATTAAGGTAGACAGTGTATAAACGTTGATTGAATCATGTATTAAACTGTAGACGAAGTCAAACAAGTAGTTCACCTCTCTTTTTGCTTGAATATCCAACTAACGGTATAGAACCTCTATTTGTCATTGGGAGTCATACGGTGCTGATAAGGTGAAACTGAAGCAAATTTACTCCCAGACCAGTCCCTTTGCTGCATCATCATATTATATGGATGAGAATGTGAGTCAAACCCATGATGATAAGCACCACCACCGGCTCCACCCGGATGGGAGACCATCTGCGGCGGTGGATAAGGCATGGGCACCATCTGCGGTGGGTATGGCATTGGAATCGGCACTGGAGCGTGACTATTCCCATTCCCACCACCACTGGACTCGTGTAAACTCTGAGGAACAGGAGTTGAAGCGAACAAGTGATCTGAAGACGAAGGCCCTTCGTTAGATAACCCCTGCATCCGTTTCAGATAAAGCCTGTACTTCTGAAGATGACTAGCGACGTTCTCTCTGGTCAATCCTTCAACATTCATCAATTGCATGATCGTTTTAGGAACCGCGTTCTTAACACCTAGATGCGCAACGACATCGACAAATCGCTTATGCAATTGCGGCGTCCAGACCAAACGAGGTCGCTTCGATGTCCTCGCCGAGGAATCATCGGCTCGCAAAGCCGAGTCAGCTTCCTCTCCAGCTCCACCAATCGCACCGGTACCACCACTATCGACTCTCCTCAATTTCCTCGAATCTGAACAATCTCCAGTTAGATCAGCCGTTTCATCGCCTTCCGCAACCATCTCATCTCCTTTATCATCACCAAACGACTTAAAACCATTGAATTTATTCAATGTCTGTTTCACCGTCTGCCCTCGGAGATTTGATAGTGTGTTTTGAGAAGCGCGGTTGACGTCAATCATACTCCGTTGAGGCTCCGGCGTGATGCTGAACGCCGATGCCAGTTCCACCGGTACCAGAGACTGTGACAACGGCATCAAATCATCAGCGTTAGGCAACCCAGCCTCCCACTCCAAAACTCGATCGTCATCCTCCCCGCCGACATCGTAGTCGGTGATTCTCACTTCCTCTCCCATGATTACAGATCAGAATCGAAATcacaataaaaaatcaaaatcaatcgatctcaatccctaaatccacaaaaataatGTTAGATTTTGAGTGAAGAAATTAGGCGATCACgtgtttttttttggaaacgacAAATATATTAAAGAAAAAGGAACCCCCCCAGCAAGGAGCTAGAAGAGGGACCAAAAACAGAAAGGCATACAATTGAATCCGAAATTACAAATCATAAAATGGAGATGTAGCCCAATCCTCCCAGCTACAAATATCCCTATCGCCTCTATGTTTAATCCAATAGAAAGTCATAACCTTGATACTTTCCAAACCCCTATGGACAGAAATACCCTCCGCGTGAAATAATCTTTTGTTTCTAAATCTCCATAAATTCCATAGCATGCCGTAGCAAATCGCAATGAATCGTTGCCTTTTCTTTATGTTCCCACCCCAATTGCTAGCAAAATGTAACAGGTCACTAATGGTTTTGATAGAATCATACAGATTAGTAATTCCACACCAGCTCCATATGGAGGATCTGATCATGTAAGCAAACGGACAGTTGATTAGCACATGATCAGCGCATTCAGGGCAACCAATACACGAGCAACATAATGTTGAGCTGACTGAAATACCCCTCCGTTCCAAGGCTGTAGCAGTTGGAATACGTAGCTGTGCAGCTCGCCAAACCATACTAATAACCTTAATCGGTACTAATTTGCTCCAAGTAATCACAGGGGCAACTGGGCAGACCGTGTGCAGCTTGTCTACCAGCTGTCGGACGATTGCCACCGAGAATATACCATCCGATTCGTCACATGTGGAATTGCAACCGACTCATTAATAGGCTCCAGGTTGACATCTTTTTGGGGAATTGCACCAATAGTATCGTGCGATGCGACGTTTGAGTTCTCAACGATCACCGGGGCATTGCCTCCCATCGCCTGCCTGTTAGACTTCTCCAGCTGTGTTCCTGGTTCATCGTCGGAACGGAATTCTCCTTCCTCAAGATCGTTAGCGTACTCTGGTATCCATGTATCAGATATACCATCTTCTTCGCTGTCGAATTCACTATCCTCTGCTTTCAGATCGTCTTCCGCTCTATCGAAATGCCCAGGTTTAAAGGGAGACCAACCTTCAGTATACTCGACGACACCCACTTTGTACGTTTCACCCTCGACGTAGATTTTGACCTCTTCATTGATCCAATTCTTCAGTGATGTTATAATACCCACATTACCCATGGATAGGTCTCTTCTATCGAAGATGCTGTCGAATGGAATAATAACCTGA encodes:
- the LOC111907478 gene encoding transcription factor PCL1, translating into MGEEVRITDYDVGGEDDDRVLEWEAGLPNADDLMPLSQSLVPVELASAFSITPEPQRSMIDVNRASQNTLSNLRGQTVKQTLNKFNGFKSFGDDKGDEMVAEGDETADLTGDCSDSRKLRRVDSGGTGAIGGAGEEADSALRADDSSARTSKRPRLVWTPQLHKRFVDVVAHLGVKNAVPKTIMQLMNVEGLTRENVASHLQKYRLYLKRMQGLSNEGPSSSDHLFASTPVPQSLHESSGGGNGNSHAPVPIPMPYPPQMVPMPYPPPQMVSHPGGAGGGAYHHGFDSHSHPYNMMMQQRDWSGSKFASVSPYQHRMTPNDK